CTTCAACTTTCTTGCCCCTGATGATATCCGAATCAAGGGCAGTCGTATCGGCATTGAAAGTGTTCTTTACGAGTATATTTATCGTGCCAAAACTGCCGAAGAAATTGCCCAACAATTTGAAACCATTACCCTAGAAGAGATTTATGCCACTATTCTTTACTATTTACACCACAAAGAAGAGGTGAGTGCTTACTTGGCAGATTGGCTAGAGTTTTGTCGTCAACAACGAGAAGCGCAACAACAAAATCCTTCTCCTGCACGACAGAGGTTTCGCCAATTGAAAGCAAAAGCCGAAGTTAGAATTCTAATGTCTTGACCCAATTCCTAAACATTTGCAGGGCTTGACTACTCCC
This window of the Roseofilum capinflatum BLCC-M114 genome carries:
- a CDS encoding DUF433 domain-containing protein, encoding MQIRDYFNFLAPDDIRIKGSRIGIESVLYEYIYRAKTAEEIAQQFETITLEEIYATILYYLHHKEEVSAYLADWLEFCRQQREAQQQNPSPARQRFRQLKAKAEVRILMS